The Tenebrio molitor chromosome 7, icTenMoli1.1, whole genome shotgun sequence region GTCATGAATTGTAGTTCTTGTACCACAAACTGCGTCTAATTAGAGTCGGACCCACAACACCGATAAGCTCCAATAATTGTCAGTCATCATGAGCGTCGTTGGTCTCGATCGACAGTCGATGGTCCAAAACCTGTAACTTGGCCGTCCCCGATATATGTTCAAAATCGCGACACTATAATTTCGTGGGCAGCTAAGCTGTGATTTTAGAAAATGGCTCCGGAGGGAAATACTAGTGATTTCTCCGTATACCCTGTGATTTGAAGGATATTGGCGGCCGGCAACaagatgtaataaaaatgccgcAAAGGACCGAGCCACTTTGCCAGCTCCAGAAACACATTAAATAACTGCAACTTCtgattttcttgttataaCTTTTATACGGCGAAACTATACGGCGGGGTTGTATTTTATGGGTTGACCGCTTATCCGCGGGTTGTTCATAAAAGTAAATTATGACCGCGACGACCGTAattcgtttttaatttttcgttgcGAATCGAAACGACCGCAGCACGACTAGAAGAATGGACGTTGCGAACAgagagcgattttttttttgtaattatcacGCACTTCATTCAGCAAGCAATGGCAGGAGGCGGTGGGTATTAATACAGTAATGACGATGTTAAATGTAATTGTGTTAGCCCTAAAAAAAGGAACGATATTACTGATATTAGAAACGTGCGAGTAACGGTCAGCAGCGTATTTTAGTTACCGTGCTACACAATGCTAGTAAATTATAAAGTTTATTatcaataatattaaaataattgcctTGTAATTGGTTCATAATAGAAtaagcaattttaaatttgagaaATCACCGTGAAATGATCAACTGACATAAATGAGAAATTATATTTCAAACATAAAAATCGGAATAATGAAATAAGATCAGGCAAGGCACGACTAAACGATTCGTTACAGATTTTAAACTCGCATAAAAAGTCGATATGAATTGTTTCTTTTCGCATGtttgagttttatttaaaatttaaccaTAAATAATCTCGAAAACAAATACACCGAAACTTGATTAGTCgcaattaacaaatttttggagACTTATCAGAGAGATTAAAATGTGGTGGAATTATATAACATTAATAACTTATATAACATTAATAACTTATATTTTTACTGATATGGAAATTACATGCTGTTAACATGTCAAACACTGACTTGTGTTGGTTAAACAATAAATGTCCCTATAATCCAATGTAGGAACTGAAGCTGATACAAGTTGGCACAACTGAATCGACAGTTTCATGTTACCAAATTGACACTCATGtcttagaaaaatttaaatttactatAATACTgtgaaaagaaagaaaattaaaaatttcttaaacGATATGTGgaacaataaagaaaataacttTTCATTTTCCCTTAGATCAAAATCCAACAGTTTGGCCACATGTATTTTCGATATAAATTGCAGTGTCAGCagtgtcaattttttgaagactTTTTCTTGGTGAGGAAGTTacgtaattattatttgttttctttgatTTAATATAGACTTGAAAAAAGTTTATCGAAATATCAAAAGTTCACTGTTGTTGAACTTTTGATAAccttttcatttgaaattatttttagaaaaattaataatccGTATTTTAGTTTCACCAATTGGTGTAATAGGTAAGAATAATTCACACATCACATAAGCATTGAATTTAATGATAATCTCAAAATTaatctttttaatttagttaacaCGACAAAGTTGTTgcgagaaataaaattaaaataaatatttttctaagatattaatattttttgttcgacactgtcagaatttgagaattttctcctatgtgaacggattttgataaatgtcacaacttgtcaaaacaaaacgtcaagctaattttaaagattttaaacgatttggagcctttaaggggctcgtcgaacaaaaaaacgtttatTCAACTCTTTCACTCGCATTTTAAACTGagccactcatgccaaaaaaagcccaatttacacacgaactcattaaataaactacatacTATTATGGCACTATTAAACAAAACAGTAGAATTTACGAAAAATTATGCCTAGCTTGCATCCAGACAGACTGCAATatagggtgcgtttttttgcTCAACGGAAGAATCTGCCACTGTCAGAAGTGTCGTTTTATTGGTCGCGGAAGATTCTCTCCGAGCATCTCTCTTTTCTGCCATCAAATTAGATGGCAGAGAAAGCAGAAAAGTTGCAAGGTTGCAAAGAGTCAATAGTGCAACCGAAACGACAAAAATGATCATTTAGCCACATCCTCTGCGCAGAATCACAGCTGCCTTTTGTTTAACATGTTGTATAAAgatattgttattgttattataaagatattgttattgttattattcatgacaaaaaagtaaacactTATTACTAATGAGGTTATGTGTGTCTGTGGACTGTCAAAGAGAATGCAGCAAAAAAACGCCCGTTTTAGCGACTGTGGGAAGTTTCTCTTTTGGAAGAATCTCCAACTTCTAGaagattgcaaaaaaacgCACCCATAGTTcagtgaattttatgaaaacaaaaattctacTTTTTCTAAGTCATTTTAGaaacaaattttgtgaaagCTTCATCGGCCTCatcgaaaatttcattttgtcatcattttggctttcaaatttcaatccaggaaaataaacaaagagcAAGGGAACAGTTCAGGACTGTAAGGTGGGTATTCTAACTGTTAGGACGACGTAAATTAGAATTTTCAAGTCCTAAgaaagaaaatcttttttattacacCTTTATAGTAATATGCTTTATTTGCTCTATGCGCTTTCGGATTCCTGATTACAATtgaatataaacataaaaataacatttttatttctattcccTACtcctttctttttctattctttccctcctcttccatatctcgttcatccatcttatctcccgtccgtcttcattcagtatttctTCCGGTTCCTTTCTcttcctctctctctctctcatttcgatACATTCCGttccacatgtgctcgatTGTCTTTCTCTCCTCATAGTacattctgcaccttctttctTCTCCGTCCATCcaatacctgttttctctctcctcgttcccacatctaaatcatttttctttcttttccaCTCTCTCTCTCCAGGTACTCTggaatttcctctgtcatTTCTTACTCTGTTCTTTCTTACTTGTCTatgtctttgtccctttcgCTTAACTCTATATTCACCCATCTTTCTTTTGCTCTTATTAAtaatctttccacttcttcactggcatacccgttTCTCTGATAgtatttctctctctctccttcttcttCATGCTTTTTTTCCTATTTTCTCCAGCATTCCGTTAGTATCCTGCACTCTTTTTGTCGCTGTCTTTTCCGCTTTTACTCTGCACTTTCTCTACCTCTTcttgttccttccatccccatATCTCTGCTCTGTACATCAATATACTCTCCATCGTGCTCTCAAACGTCATCATCCTCCTGAATTCACCTCCCCACTTTCTCTCTCTTATTCGCCAAACACATCCCGCTACCTTATTTGCTATCTCTTGCACTGTCTAAGACACTTTAGacacaaattttgtgaaatctaagaaaataaacaaagagaAGGAAGAGACCACATCAGGACTATAAGTTGGATGTTCTTAGGTATTGTTAGGACGACGtaaactagaattttcaagtCCTAAGAGAGAATATCTTTTTTCTTACATCTTTATATGTATTTCCTAATTTGGACCGCTTTAGAATCTGTGGGCAACATCCACTTCGATGGTTGTCTTTGTGGACTCCTTTAAATAGTACctttcatatattttttaaatttgttttcacCATTCGATGCGTTGTTGTTTTTGAACTTTTGCatcaattttcaaatgttatgcaaaatatgtacatacatattgtCAAATCGTAATCGATAAATTTTTCGACTATTTTAGCGACTATGTTTTCTCCAGTAACAGCTGATCTCTCgcattttaattcattttttcacttttaaacgGTTCTTTTAGAAGGCTCTTCATTACCAAAAGCAGAACATAACATTTTGATCAGAAatgtgacagaatttttttaaatcaaaatgaattacagtttaaacattttctcggtaaataaattaatgtttatcATGTAACAcctattttaagaatttgtAGACAACTAAAATTGACTGTTATTGCAACCAAATTATAACTGCCATTGTACGCAACACCGAACATTTATTTCATAGTCAATTTAATTCCACATGTTCATTCAGTTAATATAATAGTTTACAGAAATGTTCGGCGCAACCTAcgttgtttaaaataatcaagACAAGTGACATTAtggataaaataaagaaaacattcgaaaatagtgtattaaagaacaagttttataagggtcgatttggcgcacgagtcccaggtgtaggggagttttctatgggacgaatgcgccaatgcccttataaaacgattttttatattattttttcgaatttgcaccctttttttaatgtttaaatcaaaaaaataaaatttcaaattctagggaattttgtattaattggtaacggatgcaactacatacatctgcaacagatgttaaaaagtagagtttgaacgttaatattggaagtttttttgtgtaaatgacaataatacactgaaatattgataaaaattatcttaGAGATCTGttaaaccacgagtgctttaataggtagctataaacgactccaacttgaatacaataatacacctattagagacgcaaattcgaaaaagttATATTTTACTGCAGGGTTTTGGTAATTAAACCAAGAGGAATCCtaacatttttacaatatcACAAgatcaaaaatttattgttgaattttcttcatacgTCAGTTATCAGAAAATAgcacttttttcaaaactgtttaattttaatgttaacaTTGCAAGACAGAAATTACAAACGGATCAAAGTAAAtgttagttttatttaatagtttcaccaagaaaataaataatctgtCGTCCAATAACATTATCCTATCGAATCGAAATGTTACGATAGAATTTGGAAACACCTGTACAAAAAAGATCAGTCAAGTCGTTTGCAGGGTCACGTTTTGAAATTGCAATATGATATTGTCGTTGAATTCGAGGCGATCTAGCACATTGCACATATTTTTCAGtaacattatttaaatttccacCATAATTCAGCACAGCTCATTTCCAGGGCCTGTATTTCATGTTCTCTGTGTATTGACAAAATGACATGCCATTTCCTTTGTAACTTCGAAACGTAGCCGTCAGTGCGTAAATTCACTTGTAGTTACATATTAGCAAACGTAATTCTGTTTTAAACGATTGCACAATCATTGCCAAACAAAAGACTAccaataaattacaatttcgtTGCTAAACTAGTCGAAAAattttggtattttttaaCGGATAATTTATGGGAACGTCTTTCTAATTTAACAACATTTAAAAGGCTTTTTTTACTTCATGATTAATGTAAAAGGACAACAACTTTCAGGTCAAAAATTGCCACAGTCAAAGAAAGACATAATTCAAACCTGTCACATCGTCAGGTGTTGTTCTGATAAATCTTACACATGTCAAGCGGTTTGTGTAAAGGTTGTgtaatattttgtattaagATGTCGTTAATTAACCGTTTTTGATAATGGTTACGACTGTGTTGACATTCGAGTGGAGGTTGGCGACggtaacatatttttttctcaacattGTTTATGcaatttaaagatttttagtattttgaatatgaggtttattaattttattagaaaaactTAAATTTCCCTATTACGATGCAGCTTTGTGAAAGAAAAGAAACTGGTTCAAGTTGGTAATAAAAATTGAGTGCTTGTTCTAATTCTTGTGATAATTAaactttaataatttataaagttGCATTAATTTGTAATATTGTCCTATCGGAGTTGGTGTAATTAATAAGTGGTTGACATAATTTTGTGGAAAAAGCCTAAGATGGAGCCAGAGCTGCCATGTTCCGGTGATTTGTTGTGACTAAGTAATTTCGTCGTACGACAAAGGGTTTTGTGAGGCGGGCAAATGTTATTGGGTCGCCATCAAAGAAGAAAGCGTAAACACAACGCAAAAACCCCGCAATGCGTTATTAATATCGAAATGACACTGCTGGCTACCATCTTATCGTCCTGATTATAATAAATGTGAGAACAGTTTCAATTGAACAGCATTAGAGAATAGCTCGGGGAATACATCAAAGTCTTCCCTACTGACAATACAATCTATTAATCCTTGTCATGAGCGACCACTGCTAATTTATTATCACCGTCCTTGTCTCGTACACTGCGTTTCGCTCCTAACTACCGAATGGGAAACAACATTAACAAAACACGATAAACATCAATCAATTTAGTCATAAtagaaacaataaataacgACTATTAATTTCGTTTTGCCATCAATATATTTATCAGAATCGCAAGTCGCAAACGAACGATTCGCCCTCACTCTGACTGATCATTCAATTAGATCGAAGTCGACCAAAACAAACAATTGGCGCGAAGAAGGGCCCACGGCGCCAACTCGGACCACGCTATTAAATGCCGTCTAGGCGTCGCCGCCAAATTGTAGTGATTTGTGGTGGTCGGAATGGTCGTGGTGCTAATGGTATACTTAGGATAAATACATATTCGGATCATCCCAGCCTCCAAATTATAACTCATCAAACTAACGAGCCCAATACGGTGATGGTTCTGATTCGATGTAAAGTTGGTTGCATAACATCCGAGATTTGGGTCCTTTTTCCTTTTAATTTCTTCGGATTTGCAATAAGCCATGCCACGGATTTAATGGAATGTGTATTTCTCGCAACTTCATCTCGTGTAGAACGTTTTTAGAACGGCATAAGGCGTTCGCACTTAATTTATTTCTGTTGGGTGTAGCCGATGAATCGAAGGTAATAACTTTTGAGGAAAAGTTATAACGATTGATAATTTATGCGACGATAAAAACGATAAAATACGACGACGTCTAACCTTTGCTTGAAATTAACTATATAGAAAGTTCTAAAATAAATCTCATCGGTAGTAGCTTAAGTAGTTATAGACTAATAGAAATGCCAACTTGAATAGAAATAAATTACCTTAATGTATGGTAAACATTCATATATGTAAGCGTAAGAATCATAAATATGTCACTACTGTTGTCAAGTAAATGCCGATTAATGTGTTCTTGGGAAACTTGGAAGATTGTCATTCTGGTTGACTCCACGTCACCTCACCAGATGGACGGTGTGAGAGTGCGAGAGTGACAGAAATGGACAGTGTGGAAAAAGTTCAAGAGATCACGTCAACAGCTGTGGTGGCTGATCTATTCTAGGATTAGATAGATGGCTCTGGCAGCTCGTTATTTTGTcccaattatttttgttttatggtCGATGAAATGTTAAAACATTGCtcttaatttttgaaaaaattccaagAATTTTAatgcttatttttttcaactatgatattgagaaataaaaatgcttttaGATTTTAGCGATTtactgttttaaaataaagaaataaaacaacacattttcaaaatcgttaacaataaaatatttcctgAAGACAAATCTCCAAAATTACACAATAATGATATGAGTAAGAACAGTTTGTACAAGAAACATTATTGTACATAGACGACGAAACATATACGCGGTCGTTctaaaaaatgtcaaagaaaaacCATGTCAGAGCATACGAATGTGACGTCAATTGTTCGTGCTAACAatgcaataaataaaactgagaTCTGTAcacaaatttacaataattaataattcggGGGATCCCCGATCggtaattatttacaaaaacgaACAATTCAGCTTTACGAAatgtacatattaaaaataatatcacACAGTCACGTTCACACAGAAACACACCTTCGAGACAAAATGACAGATCGTTAGTCCATCAGGTAATCTTGTGCGACTAGTCGAAAAGAAAGAGTCAATCGTCATCATAACACAGCTTTATATTTGGCTTGGAATCGGTTTTCTTTTAGGGGTGCATGCCCGGAGCGGCCCCCAGCCGGGGCCCGTACAACGAGTAAGGCGACAGATAAGGTGGCAGTCCGGGGTGGCTCAGCTGAAACCCTGACAGCGAGGAAGTCAACGAGGGCGGCAACAGGGACGGTTTACTGTACGGATGGTACCGTGCCGTCGCCAGAGGACTGAGAGGCGGCGTCGGGTACGTCCTGTGCAACAACGGATGTGTGGGCGGTAAACTAGATGAATTCAACATCGACAATGCCGCAGAACTCTCGGACACGGCTACACTCGTATGAGTCCTCAAATGGGCCAACAGTTCCTCCGAACTCGAAAATCTCTTGCCGCAATACGCTGCGTCCCCCGATATCCAGTTGCACACGTACGGTAGATGCGAAGCCGCCGCCAATGCCGCCAACTGGGCATGGGCGTACGCGGCAGCGGCCGGATTGTGGGTTAAATAGGCGGTGGAAGTCGGCGGTTTGGTGTGGTCGCACTGGGTACACCCTGCCGGGCACGCCGCCGAAGTTTTCACCGCTCCTCCCAGTAGATGAGAGCTGACACCGCAGCCGGTACAGTATGGGTCTCTGCAGACCGATGGCAAGGAATCGGCAGTTTTCATTCTGCCGTAATTGAGATACGGACTCAGGCCTCCTGCTTTTAAGGCGTGATGCTGGGACATCAAACTGCTCGTCATCAAGTCCATGGGAAGGGGGAATCCGGCACCGGGATAACCGGCCAGGAAAGCTGAAGTCACCGGCACACCAGGCTTGAAAGTTCCCAAGGGCAAGTCCTTGATGGCAGGATCAGAAGATGATGTCAGAATATTCGGGGTGAAAGCCGTCTTCGTTGACGAAGTTGCCGGAGTTGAAGGACTACTTCTTTCACTAGATTTGGAGGTGTTGTGTTCACCAGCACTTGCACCGTCACTTGCTGGTGTCTTGCGTTCGGAGACGGTCGGCGATGCCCTCGGAGATGCAGCACTTTGGTTGCTTGCACATCTCCCGTTGGTACTCCCCGAAAGTGTACTCTTGGAAGTTGAAGGGGTTCTAACGCGACTTCCTGTTGACGCCGAACTGGATCGTTCTTCGGGCGAGCGCGATTTTTCTCTCGGCAAACAACTGTTCGAGGATTTGTGATGCAAGTCGCTCGTATTCGAGGACTTTTCCTTCGTGGCCTCCAACTTGTTCGATTTGCTCGACTTGTCGGCACTCTGGAGGAGTTTCGAATTTGGAGCGTCCGCCCCGATTTGGCTGCAAGTCTGGGCCAGAAGAGCCAGAGGACTTTTTTTTGCATCCAACTGCAACCGGCAATTTGGAAATTAGTACACGAAATTTAGGAAGAAAAAACAACTCACCGTCGTGGGCAGAGGTGTTAAATATTCCGGTCTAAGATATTGATTGCTGGGGGAACTCAACATGTTTATGAATTTGATCACCGAATCACTTTCACGACCACTTTATTACATAgaagaaatgaagaatttGGATAACCAGTGCCATTCAGGTATGAAACACTCGCACGGAACTCTCAAGGCTGATGTACTCTCACACCGGAGTCGAGAGCATGACTGACGCTCGGTTGGCCATGCGACAGGCGCTCTCTCACCGACGGTGACGTCACGCGTCCCTCCATCCCCACTGCTGCGTGAGCTTTGACACCCTCGACCACAGATCACCATGTTATTGCTTCTTCTGTTTGCTTGTCGACACTCTTTGCCCCGATGTGACTCCCCGTCCTCCATCAACACCCGTTTAGCAACTCGTAAAACaaattcgattttaatttaaaccaCGTAACCAACTGCACCCAACTTAGACCGTCTCCGGTTATTCTTCTTTGTCGAATGATGTTAAAAGGGAGTGGAAGCGCACAACTAATTAAAATGGAAATATCGAAGGGGTTTCCGATTTCATTACTGTCAATCGTGTTGTTCGagtgattttaattttatgacgTGAGCTTctttaaaaatggaaaaaccGCTGAAATTTCATTGTCAATTAAATAGCGGCAAGGAAGGGAACACGAGACGGATTTTCTTAATGGAATTCGTTTTTAGAAGGTGGCGCCAGCATAAGGCGATGAAGTAATACGTATACACACTTTTTATACTGTTTCTAGTTATGGAAATTGTTTCCTGTTACATTTATGAAGTAGAAAATTGCTCCTTtcctgaaaaataataaatcttcGACATATCTCATTTCATTTTACAGGTTctgatcaaaaaaattaagtttcaTTTTGCAATTATAAACTGATATGgacgtttgtttcattttatctttatttattatgttattaatgaATAGCATGCGTTACCTTTGATCTGGATAATTATACAtacgtattttattttttttattttttctacctGTACTAAAAATACCAAAATAATTGTTCTTGAGGTACAGTCgccagcaataaattttggtcgtcaaggtcattctttgacgcaatcgacaatcctccattgtaaaacagtcgtaaatacatacatataataacctatcatcatgttgtattacattaattgtcattttttttctcatttgtttgacactttgttgacatgggcataatcaggcagggaaaatttttcaatttgtgacaatctaaccaaattttgaaatgacattgacgaccacaATTTATTGCTCACGACAATACGTTGCTGTACGATATTGTAAAAATActaaatgccgctctacaaaaaaaaagaaggcctaacctcaaaatatacaggctgtctcgGCTAAGACATTCGAgactaatatctcggttatttgccaacggacttttatgaaatttaaaatgcagatattttagaccgtgaaggttcaattagtaataataaaattacctcaagttcattaaaaaataggggtctacacaaacaattaagtaaagcACTTgcctgattcaacgaaaaaattagtttttgtcgttaaaaatttaatgtaaaatttgaaggtatttgagcagttaccttttgaaacaaataatgattaattg contains the following coding sequences:
- the elB gene encoding zinc finger protein Elbow — encoded protein: MLSSPSNQYLRPEYLTPLPTTLDAKKSPLALLAQTCSQIGADAPNSKLLQSADKSSKSNKLEATKEKSSNTSDLHHKSSNSCLPREKSRSPEERSSSASTGSRVRTPSTSKSTLSGSTNGRCASNQSAASPRASPTVSERKTPASDGASAGEHNTSKSSERSSPSTPATSSTKTAFTPNILTSSSDPAIKDLPLGTFKPGVPVTSAFLAGYPGAGFPLPMDLMTSSLMSQHHALKAGGLSPYLNYGRMKTADSLPSVCRDPYCTGCGVSSHLLGGAVKTSAACPAGCTQCDHTKPPTSTAYLTHNPAAAAYAHAQLAALAAASHLPYVCNWISGDAAYCGKRFSSSEELLAHLRTHTSVAVSESSAALSMLNSSSLPPTHPLLHRTYPTPPLSPLATARYHPYSKPSLLPPSLTSSLSGFQLSHPGLPPYLSPYSLYGPRLGAAPGMHP